Genomic window (Chryseobacterium bernardetii):
ATCTGCTCTCCGGTTAACCCGTATCTTCTTTCTTTGTTTTGATAATCCACAATACATTGGAAGAAAATATCTTTGGTAAAATCCGGCCATAGAACATTTAAAAACTGTAATTCAGCATAAGCGATCTGCCAAAGAAGGAAGTTGCTTATTCTTATTTCACCGCTGGTTCTTATCAATAGATCTACAGGAGGAAAATCTTTGGTATAGAGATAGCTTTCGAATAGTTTTTCATCTATATTCTCTGCATCTACTTTTCCTTCTTTTACATCTGAACTGATATTTTTAACGGCTTCCAGTATTTCGCTTTGTGAGCCATAGCTAATAGCCAGTACAAGGTTTCCTTTTGTGTTTTCTTTTGTAAGTTCTACCACACGCTGTAGCTGCTCTCTTACTAAAGTTGGCAGCTTGTCAAGATTCCCTATCACATGCATTCTCAATCCTTTGCTGAAGATTTCCTCTGCTTCTAACAGCAAAGTTTCCACAAGTAAGTTCATGAGGGTGTTTACTTCTTCAGTAGGACGGTTCCAGTTTTCTGAAGAAAATGTGTAAAGTGTTAAATAGGGGATATTGATCTCATTACATGCATTAATAGCATTTCTTACAGCATTAATGGCATTTTTGTGACCGAAGGTTCTTTCTTCGCCACGAGATTTAGCCCATCTCCCATTACCATCCATAATGATGGCTACGTGTTTTGGTAAATTCTCAGAATTTATTTTATCTTTAATCAACGACATATTAATTAATCACAATAACATGGAGGTCTTCCGAAAGAAAACGTTAATCCTAAACTGAATGTATTTAGCCAGTCTTTGGATCTGTCATCTCCAATATTTCTCTTTTTAATAAACTCTGCTTCTCTTTCTTTAGCAACAGCATAATAGTTTCCAGACTGCAATAAAGAACCTCCTGTGGCCGGATCCAGGATATCGGCATTAAAGGAGCTTT
Coding sequences:
- a CDS encoding isoprenyl transferase; translation: MSLIKDKINSENLPKHVAIIMDGNGRWAKSRGEERTFGHKNAINAVRNAINACNEINIPYLTLYTFSSENWNRPTEEVNTLMNLLVETLLLEAEEIFSKGLRMHVIGNLDKLPTLVREQLQRVVELTKENTKGNLVLAISYGSQSEILEAVKNISSDVKEGKVDAENIDEKLFESYLYTKDFPPVDLLIRTSGEIRISNFLLWQIAYAELQFLNVLWPDFTKDIFFQCIVDYQNKERRYGLTGEQIQGQ